The following are encoded together in the Drosophila takahashii strain IR98-3 E-12201 chromosome X, DtakHiC1v2, whole genome shotgun sequence genome:
- the LOC138913918 gene encoding uncharacterized protein, giving the protein MDRINLEQKNPEKIPKRKLKGSSADSCSLKTLFQKNPEESEEIKPKKKSELKGSSSSKGRENKIYFIRIKSLASGEPAYNYYKAKSSSSQNSNIEKNDSHSFCSQKSLFEQIFSQFEKSKLAESPASEKRRSSSKEDNSSQSEISNDKQPISSNRNGHSTSKESVQSEKSKDNQSASSSLTLKPSSLTQENTSPSEETLKNKETPVESHSQTAKAIQFYYESDDSSLDLEDLETLDESDSTRFYRQMVGLYSTAENLLKEFTQRKAVELRERRNKRFPGVSAAKKR; this is encoded by the coding sequence ATGGATCGCATTAATCTGGAACAAAAAAACCccgaaaaaataccaaaaaggaAGCTCAAGGGATCATCCGCAGACTCCTGCTCACTGAAAACACTCTTCCAAAAAAACCCGGAGGAAAGTGAAgaaataaaaccgaaaaagaAATCGGAACTCAAGGGCAGTTCCAGTTCCAAAGGccgagaaaataaaatatatttcatccGAATTAAGTCACTGGCATCCGGAGAGCCagcttataattattataaagccAAAAGCTCATCATCCCAGAATTCCAACATTGAAAAGAACGATTCTCATTCATTCTGCTCCCAGAAGTCTCTCTTCGAGCAAATCTTCTCTCAGTTCGAAAAAAGCAAGCTTGCAGAATCTCCCGCATCCGAAAAGCGTCGCTCATCCTCCAAGGAAGATAACTCTTCACAATCTGAAATATCGAACGATAAACAGCCAATATCTTCAAACAGAAATGGTCACTCGACGAGTAAAGAAAGTGTTCAATCTGAAAAATCCAAAGATAACCAATCCGCTTCATCGTCTTTAACCTTGAAGCCAAGTTCTCTGACCCAGGAAAATACCTCCCCGTCTGAAGAAACTCTGAAGAATAAAGAAACCCCTGTGGAGTCGCACAGCCAAACGGCAAAGGCAATCCAATTTTACTACGAAAGCGACGACAGCAGCTTGGATCTGGAGGATCTGGAGACTCTGGATGAATCTGACTCTACGCGATTCTATCGCCAAATGGTTGGCCTGTACTCCACCGCCGAGAATCTCCTAAAGGAGTTTACCCAACGAAAGGCCGTCGAGTTGCGAGAGCGACGCAATAAAAGATTTCCCGGGGTATCAGCGGCCAAGAAGAGGTAG
- the LOC108063845 gene encoding uncharacterized protein: MAHSKVILKILFSLCVWSFVIIGLFKMHGTNLVPQEYQQVPLNGRILLQKDMRYAETTSTTTDHFDPSEILVDNRTAMDDDQLVRDVESRIPSLPIAYWSKNKNFLQQKSSTCAKYPSIFELEFNNIYWQTLRTSNGTFQLFGAYYDIRRTSLLGPTVRILGMIDRIEPKVKTYCQFWFDGQKEPFIVKTFEYKYIWYNKWGNYKQGIYQPYLIACQIPKPFHGVVPSSVSMVEKECDTATNNLRVIYNRPPDDQKKGFAVCVKGLDFLYDDLSVRLIEWIEMLNILGADKIYFYNLQVHPNITKVLNHYEQEGKVQVIPLTLPGGQPNVPGFQHLYLTKKTNHKRQNEVIPYNDCLYKNLYLYDYIALLDIDEVIMPKGGSVLWSELMDKVRPESRKIKPDGFHSYNFRNVYFLDDQQHEHGWHKDIPKYMHMLQHVHRAKNYTKPNQYVKCFHDPERVLTLHNHFPLSCLGGVCKSYPVDTQDAQLQHYRADCVKTLKKSCEEYREHSVEDKTIWKYKDELIRRTIKALDTLGFFRRQGLNSGSGSGGSSSGGGATTHSTER; encoded by the exons ATGGCCCACTCGAAGGTGATCCTGAAGATCCTGTTCTCGCTGTGCGTCTGGTCCTTCGTCATCATCGGGCTGTTCAAGATGCACGGCACGAACCTGGTGCCGCAGGAGTACCAGCAGGTGCCTTTAAATGGACGCATCCTGCTGCAGAAGGACATGCGGTACGCGGAGACCACGTCCACGACCACGGATCACTTCGATCCCAGCGAGATACTGGTGGACAATCGAACAG CCATGGACGATGACCAGTTGGTCCGCGACGTGGAGTCCCGCATTCCCTCGCTGCCGATCGCCTACTGGAGCAAGAACAAGAACTTCCTGCAGCAAAAGTCCTCCACCTGCGCCAAGTACCCGTCCATTTTCGAGCTGGAGTTCAACAACATCTACTGGCAGACGCTGCGCACCTCGAACGGAACGTTCCAGCTGTTCGGCGCCTACTACGACATCCGGCGCACCTCGCTCCTCGGGCCCACTGTGCGAATCCTGGGCATGATCGACCGCATCGAGCCGAAGGTGAAGACCTACTGCCAGTTCTGGTTCGACGGCCAGAAGGAGCCGTTCATCGTGAAGACGTTCGAGTACAAGTACATCTGGTACAACAAGTGGGGCAACTACAAGCAGGGCATCTACCAGCCGTATCTGATTGCCTGCCAGATCCCCAAGCCCTTCCATGGAGTGGTGCCCAGCTCTGTGTCGATGGTGGAGAAGGAGTGCGACACGGCCACGAACAATCTGCGGGTGATCTACAACCGACCGCCCGACGACCAGAAGAAGGGCTTCGCCGTCTGCGTGAAGGGACTGGACTTTCTGTACGACGACCTGAGTGTGCGCCTTATCGAGTGGATCGAGATGCTCAACATCCTGGGGGCCGACAAGATCTACTTTTATAATCTGCAG GTCCACCCCAACATCACCAAGGTGCTCAATCACTACGAGCAAGAGGGCAAAGTCCAAGTGATCCCTCTGACCCTGCCCGGCGGTCAGCCGAATGTGCCCGGCTTCCAGCACCTCTACCTGACCAAGAAGACGAACCACAAGCGGCAGAACGAGGTGATCCCCTACAACGACTGCCTGTACAAGAATCTCTACCTGTACGACTACATCGCCCTGCTCGACATCGACGAGGTGATCATGCCCAAGGGCGGATCGGTGCTCTGGTCCGAGCTGATGGACAAGGTGCGGCCGGAGTCGCGAAAGATCAAGCCCGACGGCTTCCACAGCTACAACTTCCGCAACGTGTACTTCCTGGACGACCAGCAGCACGAGCACGGCTGGCACAAGGACATCCCCAAGTACATGCACATGCTGCAGCACGTCCACCGGGCCAAGAACTACACCAAGCCGAATCAGTATGTGAAGTGCTTCCACGACCCTGAGCGCGTGCTCACCCTGCACAATCACTTCCCGCTGAGCTGCCTCGGCGGCGTCTGCAAGTCCTATCCGGTGGACACGCAGGACGCCCAGCTGCAGCACTACCGCGCGGACTGTGTGAAGACGCTGAAGAAGAGCTGCGAGGAGTACCGCGAGCACTCGGTGGAGGACAAGACCATCTGGAAGTACAAGGACGAGCTGATCCGACGCACCATCAAGGCGCTGGACACCCTGGGCTTCTTCCGTCGCCAGGGCCTCAACTCGGGTTCGGGATCGGGCGGCAGCAGTAGTGGCGGCGGGGCCACCACGCACTCCACGGAGCGGTGA